A window of Edaphobacter lichenicola contains these coding sequences:
- the hisG gene encoding ATP phosphoribosyltransferase, protein MSETKRLKLGIPKGSLQDATIALFERAGWRIFANGRSYFPSIDDAEIECMLVRAQEMARYVEHGALDAGLTGNDWVLENETDVEYVTSLTYSKQSRQKVKWVLAVPEDSPFQKPEDLAGKIIATELVEFTKRYFAGKKIPVTVEFSWGATEVKPPTLADAIVEVTETGSSLRANRLRIIETLMESETQLIANRAAYKDTWKREKIENISLMLNAAIAAQGRVGLMLNARKADLEKIVGELPALNSPTVSQLSDQEWVALNTILDEALVREVIPKLKAAGATGIVEYPLSKVVL, encoded by the coding sequence GTGAGCGAGACGAAGCGATTGAAGCTGGGAATACCGAAGGGCAGTCTGCAGGACGCGACGATTGCGCTGTTTGAGCGGGCTGGCTGGAGGATCTTCGCGAATGGGAGGAGCTACTTCCCTTCTATCGACGATGCTGAGATTGAGTGCATGCTGGTGCGGGCTCAGGAGATGGCGCGGTACGTGGAGCATGGGGCGCTCGATGCTGGACTGACAGGCAACGACTGGGTGCTGGAGAATGAGACCGACGTGGAGTATGTCACGAGTCTGACGTACTCGAAGCAGAGCCGGCAGAAGGTGAAGTGGGTGCTGGCGGTGCCTGAGGATTCGCCGTTCCAGAAGCCGGAGGATCTGGCGGGCAAGATTATTGCTACGGAGTTGGTTGAGTTTACGAAGCGGTACTTTGCCGGAAAGAAGATTCCGGTGACGGTGGAGTTTAGCTGGGGTGCGACTGAAGTGAAGCCTCCTACGCTGGCGGATGCGATCGTCGAGGTGACGGAGACGGGATCGTCGCTGCGGGCGAACCGGCTGCGGATTATCGAGACGTTGATGGAGAGTGAGACGCAGTTGATCGCGAATAGAGCAGCGTACAAAGATACGTGGAAGCGGGAGAAGATTGAGAATATCTCGCTGATGCTGAATGCGGCGATCGCTGCGCAGGGACGGGTCGGTTTGATGCTGAATGCGCGGAAGGCCGATCTGGAGAAGATCGTTGGTGAATTGCCTGCGTTGAATTCGCCGACAGTGTCGCAGCTGAGCGATCAGGAGTGGGTTGCTCTGAATACGATTCTGGATGAAGCGTTGGTTCGCGAGGTGATTCCGAAGCTGAAAGCTGCAGGAGCTACTGGAATTGTTGAGTATCCGCTGAGTAAGGTTGTGTTGTAG
- the ahcY gene encoding adenosylhomocysteinase yields MATATVDKAAAGVDYKVADISLAEFGRKEIEIAEQEMPGLMSIRNKYAAGKPLAGVRVTGSLHMTIQTAVLIETMVALGANVRWASCNIFSTQDHAAAAIAAAGVPVFAWKGETLEEFWWCTNESLKFPDGKGGLLGPQLVIDDGGDVTLLIHKGVDMEKGDKWIDSPSSSTEEDVIKALLKKVHAENPTRWQDVAKEWRGVSEETTTGVHRLYKMLEKGTLLVPAINVNDSVTKSKFDNLYGCRESLVDGIKRATDVMVAGKVAVVCGYGDVGKGSAASLRGLGARVIVTEIDPINALQAAMEGYEVTTIEETLGRGDIYVTCTGNVDIITVEHMKLMKDQAIVCNIGHFDNEIQMEPLNALKGVKKLNIKPQVDKYTFENGNSIFVLAEGRLVNLGCATGHPSFVMSNSFANQTLAQLDLWKNKDTYKIGIYILPKKLDEEVARLHLEKIGVKLTTLSKKQADYLSVPVEGPYKADHYRY; encoded by the coding sequence ATGGCAACAGCGACAGTCGATAAGGCGGCAGCAGGGGTGGATTACAAGGTAGCCGATATTTCTCTGGCGGAGTTTGGCCGGAAGGAGATTGAGATCGCCGAGCAGGAGATGCCCGGGTTGATGTCGATCCGCAACAAGTATGCTGCGGGGAAACCGCTGGCAGGCGTTCGCGTGACCGGCTCGCTGCATATGACGATCCAGACAGCTGTGCTGATTGAGACGATGGTGGCGCTGGGCGCGAATGTTCGCTGGGCGAGCTGCAACATCTTCTCGACCCAGGACCATGCGGCAGCTGCGATTGCGGCGGCTGGTGTGCCGGTGTTTGCGTGGAAGGGCGAGACGCTGGAGGAGTTCTGGTGGTGCACGAACGAGTCGCTGAAGTTCCCTGACGGAAAGGGTGGATTGCTGGGGCCGCAGCTTGTGATCGACGATGGCGGCGATGTGACGCTGCTGATCCACAAGGGCGTGGATATGGAGAAGGGCGATAAGTGGATTGATTCGCCTTCGAGCTCGACCGAAGAGGATGTGATCAAGGCTCTGCTGAAGAAGGTGCATGCGGAGAATCCGACGCGCTGGCAGGATGTGGCGAAGGAGTGGCGTGGGGTTTCGGAAGAGACGACCACGGGCGTTCACCGGCTGTACAAGATGCTGGAGAAGGGTACGCTGCTGGTTCCGGCGATCAACGTCAATGATTCAGTGACGAAGTCGAAGTTCGACAACCTGTACGGCTGCCGCGAGTCGCTGGTGGATGGCATCAAGCGCGCGACGGATGTGATGGTTGCGGGCAAGGTCGCGGTGGTTTGCGGTTATGGCGATGTGGGCAAGGGCTCGGCGGCTTCGCTGCGTGGGCTGGGGGCGCGAGTGATCGTGACGGAGATCGATCCGATCAATGCGCTGCAGGCTGCGATGGAGGGCTATGAGGTCACGACGATTGAGGAGACTCTTGGTCGTGGCGATATCTATGTGACCTGCACGGGGAACGTTGACATCATCACGGTGGAGCACATGAAGCTGATGAAGGACCAGGCGATCGTGTGCAACATTGGCCACTTCGACAACGAGATTCAGATGGAGCCGCTGAATGCGCTGAAGGGCGTGAAGAAGCTGAACATAAAGCCGCAGGTGGACAAGTACACGTTCGAGAACGGCAACAGCATCTTCGTTCTGGCTGAGGGTCGATTGGTGAACCTGGGCTGCGCGACGGGCCATCCGAGCTTTGTGATGTCGAACAGCTTTGCGAACCAGACGCTGGCTCAGCTTGATCTGTGGAAGAACAAGGATACGTACAAGATTGGGATCTACATTCTTCCGAAGAAGCTGGACGAAGAAGTTGCACGGCTGCACCTGGAGAAGATCGGCGTGAAGCTGACGACGCTCTCGAAGAAGCAGGCGGATTACCTGAGCGTTCCGGTGGAAGGGCCTTACAAGGCGGATCACTACCGCTACTAG
- a CDS encoding ComEA family DNA-binding protein, with amino-acid sequence MLNLRHKLLAAALLLSVAPVFSVAQASKAGTPAAAAATAPLDINTATPDQLKAFPGIGDAYSKRIIDGRPYTAKNQLVTKGVLPQATYNKIKDQIIASHPKK; translated from the coding sequence ATGCTCAATCTGCGCCACAAACTTCTCGCCGCAGCACTATTGCTCTCCGTCGCCCCGGTCTTCTCGGTTGCCCAGGCCTCCAAAGCAGGCACGCCAGCCGCAGCTGCAGCCACTGCGCCGCTCGACATCAACACCGCCACACCCGACCAGCTCAAGGCCTTCCCCGGCATCGGCGATGCTTACTCCAAGCGCATCATCGACGGCCGTCCCTACACCGCAAAGAATCAGCTCGTTACCAAGGGTGTCCTCCCGCAGGCCACTTACAACAAGATCAAGGACCAGATCATCGCCAGCCACCCCAAAAAATAG
- a CDS encoding transglutaminase-like domain-containing protein, which translates to MLVKSEYDIQFHLPMPTPMVAMLHLHPSLEGQVRAGNALKVEQIDRETKADVPVSEYNDVFGNRCTRFMTPAGEIRLSGMNVVEMEGLADPINAYAQQAAVEDLPSEVLQYLLASRYCEVDKFGPIAQDLFGWMTPGWTKASAIRDWVHEKVMFNYKTARPTKTAMDVFTERIGVCRDYQHLAITLSRCQNIPARYVTGYLGDIRAPFSGAGDFSAWYEVFLDGRWMTMDARHNEPRIGRVLMAAGRDAADVAITTSFGNAILTNFYVDSYEVLEDGTTVPSLPGTIAQEPIVTAANRGSAGAVQGLAE; encoded by the coding sequence ATGCTTGTTAAGTCTGAATACGATATTCAATTTCATCTTCCTATGCCTACGCCAATGGTGGCGATGCTGCATCTGCACCCGTCGCTGGAGGGTCAGGTGCGGGCGGGCAATGCGTTGAAGGTTGAACAGATTGATCGCGAGACGAAGGCTGATGTTCCGGTGTCGGAGTATAACGATGTGTTTGGGAATCGGTGCACGCGGTTTATGACGCCGGCGGGTGAGATTCGATTGAGCGGGATGAACGTTGTGGAGATGGAGGGGCTGGCGGATCCGATCAATGCGTATGCGCAACAGGCTGCGGTGGAGGATCTGCCGTCGGAGGTGCTGCAGTACTTGCTGGCGAGCCGGTACTGCGAGGTGGACAAGTTTGGGCCGATCGCTCAGGATCTCTTTGGCTGGATGACGCCGGGATGGACGAAGGCTTCGGCGATTCGCGACTGGGTGCATGAGAAGGTGATGTTCAACTACAAGACGGCGCGACCGACGAAGACGGCGATGGATGTCTTCACGGAGCGGATTGGAGTATGCCGGGACTATCAGCATCTGGCGATTACGCTGTCGCGTTGCCAGAATATTCCGGCTCGGTATGTGACGGGATATCTCGGGGATATTCGCGCGCCGTTTAGCGGGGCGGGAGATTTCAGCGCGTGGTATGAGGTGTTTCTCGATGGGCGCTGGATGACGATGGATGCGCGGCATAACGAACCGAGGATTGGGCGGGTGCTGATGGCGGCGGGTCGGGATGCGGCGGATGTGGCGATTACGACTTCATTCGGAAATGCGATTCTGACGAACTTTTATGTGGATAGCTATGAGGTGCTCGAGGATGGGACGACGGTGCCGAGTCTGCCGGGCACGATTGCGCAGGAGCCTATAGTGACGGCGGCAAATCGCGGCTCGGCGGGGGCGGTTCAGGGTTTGGCGGAGTAG
- a CDS encoding bifunctional transcriptional activator/DNA repair enzyme AdaA codes for MTETMTIPMTSAAKSDVAVPSYFPGKQWQQVLGRDVSADGQFVYAVKSTKVYCKPSCASRRPSRKNVTFFPTPALAEAAGYRACLRCEPDRAEAKADPQAGAIAAVTEYLRENAGSETRTRLADVAKATGVGRLTILRGFKRVLGVSPGQYAKEARLERFKSKVREPRKVKAPITDAIYEAGFGSSSRLYEKSAATLGMTPRVMREGGAGLLIRYCTAASPLGRMLVATTDVGICSIAFGRDDKELIAGLREQFSKAQLVVAKGNTGWLADAVAFVASQLGEHPLAATFPLDVRATAFQQRVWKALQAIPRGETRSYSEVALQLGAPSASRAVAGACGTNPIAIAVPCHRVVGKDGAITGYRWGVERKRRLLEAERA; via the coding sequence ATGACAGAGACAATGACGATTCCGATGACGAGTGCAGCGAAGAGCGATGTGGCGGTTCCGAGTTACTTTCCCGGCAAGCAGTGGCAGCAGGTTCTGGGGCGGGATGTGAGCGCGGATGGGCAGTTTGTGTATGCCGTGAAGTCTACGAAGGTTTATTGCAAGCCGAGTTGCGCGAGCCGGCGGCCTTCGCGGAAGAATGTGACGTTCTTCCCTACCCCGGCGCTGGCTGAGGCGGCTGGATATCGTGCTTGTTTGCGATGTGAACCCGATAGGGCTGAGGCGAAGGCTGATCCGCAGGCGGGTGCGATTGCGGCGGTGACGGAGTATCTGCGGGAGAATGCGGGCTCTGAGACACGGACGCGGCTGGCCGATGTGGCGAAGGCTACGGGCGTGGGGCGGTTGACGATTCTGCGTGGGTTCAAGCGGGTGCTGGGGGTGAGTCCGGGACAGTATGCGAAGGAGGCTCGGCTGGAGAGATTCAAGAGCAAGGTGAGGGAGCCGAGGAAGGTGAAGGCTCCGATTACGGATGCGATCTATGAGGCTGGGTTTGGTTCGAGCAGCAGGCTGTATGAGAAGAGTGCGGCCACGCTGGGGATGACTCCGCGGGTGATGCGGGAGGGTGGGGCTGGGTTGCTGATTCGATACTGCACGGCAGCTAGTCCGCTGGGACGGATGCTGGTGGCGACGACGGATGTGGGGATCTGCTCGATTGCTTTTGGGAGGGACGACAAAGAACTGATCGCTGGGCTGCGGGAGCAGTTTTCGAAGGCGCAGCTGGTGGTGGCTAAGGGAAATACTGGTTGGCTGGCGGATGCGGTTGCGTTTGTGGCGAGTCAGCTTGGGGAGCATCCGCTGGCGGCTACGTTTCCGCTGGATGTGAGGGCTACGGCGTTTCAGCAGCGGGTGTGGAAGGCGCTGCAGGCGATTCCTCGTGGAGAGACGCGGAGTTACTCGGAGGTGGCTTTGCAGCTTGGTGCGCCGTCGGCTTCGCGTGCGGTGGCGGGGGCTTGCGGAACGAATCCGATTGCGATTGCGGTGCCGTGTCATCGCGTGGTGGGAAAGGATGGGGCGATCACTGGATATCGTTGGGGGGTGGAGCGGAAGAGGCGGCTGCTGGAGGCGGAGCGGGCGTGA
- a CDS encoding SpoIIE family protein phosphatase → MPQRSARLQYLLLALVAALALLHAYGGAILNFNLLAHGDSIVRSPFESGLHLETTTDLREEALAAGLRPFDTILTINGQPYTSRSVLLDQTRHASPGDSMTVTYRRGPDGPGGAINSATIKLAPNHPQKLSPLAIAVRLAFAVLPLFCLLIGLWVVFARPRNPHAWLILGILCYFDALFINPTEISGSYLVPIALFWNIVAQTAMPLCLMFFGVYFPERSTLDIKLPWVKWLFAIPILILAPTDVLYYFGDMWSFASIRWLAPYLYSINTAENVISALAICWFFITLGPKIGQATGDARRRLRVLYVGTSIGLTPFFLLLLYSLYKRSDFGQDIPQWVDVTVFLILLLFPLSLAYVVIVQRAMDLRIIIRQGTRYAFARESLTVVRVGLAIWLAFSLNDFFKHPDHQRNDIIRIFCIVAVFFAFRFLLSKRLQLMIDQRFFREAYSTEQLLSELSDQARNFTEVAPLLETITRRLSSTLHIDRIAVFLRSGDTFHLQLATGMPMTPDAAQFFSLPAASTTIKALSRAKAPANVYRDDPSSWLIDATDAERNALNDLSTELLVPLPGRTRLAGVIALGPKSSEEPYTKTDRQLLQTIASQTGLALENAELIQNLTNEVAQRERISREIEIAREVQERLFPQTYPKLPGVDLAGFCRPAQAVGGDYYDFFLLPSDSTTDSRLALALGDISGKGISAALLMASLRASLRSIAGLQQADLAALLSHVNHVVYESSTTNRYATFFYAEYDPINHLLTYVNAGHNPPYVLRGAETITLEPTGTVVGLLPNAEYSQATLQMHPGDVLLAFTDGISEAMNHSDEEWGEDNMLAAARQLLSRPDCTTTAGQLLTCILDAADKFTAGAPQHDDMTLLVCTIARTPTQ, encoded by the coding sequence ATGCCCCAGAGATCCGCACGCCTTCAATATCTCCTTCTCGCCCTCGTAGCCGCCCTCGCGCTTCTGCATGCCTACGGTGGTGCCATCCTCAACTTCAATCTCCTGGCCCACGGCGACTCGATCGTTCGTTCTCCGTTTGAAAGCGGCCTGCATCTGGAGACGACGACCGACCTCCGAGAGGAGGCCCTCGCCGCAGGTCTCCGACCCTTCGACACCATCCTCACGATCAACGGCCAGCCCTATACCAGTCGCAGCGTGCTCCTTGACCAGACACGCCATGCCTCTCCCGGCGACTCGATGACCGTCACCTATCGCCGCGGACCCGACGGACCAGGCGGAGCAATCAACTCAGCCACAATCAAACTCGCCCCAAACCACCCGCAGAAGCTTTCGCCCCTTGCAATCGCGGTCCGCTTAGCGTTCGCCGTGCTACCACTGTTTTGCCTTCTCATTGGTCTCTGGGTCGTCTTCGCACGTCCAAGAAATCCGCACGCTTGGTTGATTCTAGGCATCCTCTGCTACTTCGACGCCCTCTTCATTAACCCCACCGAGATCTCCGGCTCGTACCTCGTCCCCATCGCTTTGTTCTGGAACATCGTAGCGCAAACCGCCATGCCGCTCTGCCTCATGTTCTTCGGTGTCTACTTCCCCGAGCGATCCACCCTCGACATCAAGCTCCCCTGGGTCAAATGGCTCTTCGCCATCCCAATCCTCATCCTCGCCCCGACAGATGTCCTTTACTACTTCGGAGATATGTGGAGCTTCGCCTCGATTCGCTGGCTTGCTCCTTATCTCTACTCCATCAACACGGCGGAAAACGTCATCAGCGCTCTCGCCATCTGCTGGTTCTTCATCACCCTGGGGCCGAAGATCGGGCAAGCTACCGGCGATGCCCGCCGCCGCTTGAGAGTCCTCTACGTCGGAACTTCAATCGGCCTCACGCCCTTCTTCCTTCTGCTCCTCTACTCCCTCTACAAGCGAAGCGACTTCGGTCAGGACATCCCCCAATGGGTCGACGTCACAGTCTTCCTGATCCTTCTTCTCTTTCCCCTCTCCCTCGCCTACGTCGTCATCGTACAGCGCGCGATGGATCTCCGCATCATCATCCGCCAGGGAACCCGCTACGCCTTCGCTCGCGAATCTCTCACTGTGGTAAGAGTTGGGCTTGCCATCTGGTTGGCCTTCTCCCTCAACGACTTCTTCAAACACCCCGACCACCAGCGCAACGACATCATCCGCATCTTCTGCATCGTTGCAGTCTTCTTCGCCTTCCGCTTCCTCCTCTCCAAACGCCTGCAACTGATGATCGACCAGCGCTTCTTCCGCGAGGCGTACTCCACCGAGCAGCTCCTCTCCGAGCTATCCGACCAGGCCCGAAACTTCACCGAAGTCGCGCCGCTTCTCGAAACCATCACTCGCCGCCTCAGCTCCACCCTCCACATCGATCGCATCGCCGTCTTCCTCCGCTCCGGCGATACCTTTCACCTCCAACTAGCCACCGGAATGCCCATGACCCCAGATGCAGCGCAGTTCTTCTCTCTGCCCGCCGCCTCCACCACCATCAAAGCACTCAGCCGCGCCAAAGCCCCCGCCAACGTCTATCGCGACGACCCCTCCAGCTGGCTCATCGACGCCACCGACGCCGAACGCAACGCCCTCAACGATCTCTCCACCGAACTCCTCGTTCCTCTCCCCGGCCGCACTCGCCTCGCCGGCGTCATCGCCCTCGGCCCCAAAAGCTCCGAGGAGCCCTACACCAAAACCGACCGCCAGCTCCTCCAGACCATCGCCTCCCAGACCGGCCTCGCCCTCGAAAACGCCGAGCTCATCCAGAACCTCACCAACGAAGTCGCCCAGCGCGAACGCATCTCCCGCGAGATCGAGATCGCCCGCGAGGTTCAGGAGCGCCTCTTCCCGCAGACCTATCCCAAACTTCCAGGCGTCGATCTCGCCGGATTCTGCCGCCCCGCGCAAGCCGTCGGAGGCGACTACTACGACTTCTTCCTCCTCCCTTCAGACTCAACCACCGACTCCCGTCTAGCCCTCGCCCTCGGCGACATCTCCGGCAAAGGCATCTCCGCCGCGCTCCTCATGGCGAGCCTCCGCGCCAGCCTTCGCAGTATCGCCGGTCTCCAGCAGGCAGACCTCGCAGCTCTCCTCTCTCACGTCAACCACGTCGTCTACGAGTCCTCCACCACCAATCGCTACGCCACCTTCTTCTACGCAGAATACGATCCAATCAACCATCTCCTCACCTACGTCAACGCCGGACACAACCCTCCCTACGTCCTGCGCGGCGCCGAAACCATCACCCTCGAACCCACCGGAACCGTAGTAGGCCTCCTCCCCAACGCCGAATACTCCCAGGCCACCCTCCAAATGCATCCCGGAGACGTCCTCCTCGCCTTCACCGACGGCATCTCCGAAGCCATGAACCACAGCGACGAAGAGTGGGGAGAAGACAACATGCTCGCCGCCGCCCGGCAGCTCCTCTCCCGTCCTGACTGCACCACAACCGCCGGCCAACTCCTCACCTGCATCCTCGACGCCGCCGACAAGTTCACCGCCGGCGCTCCTCAACACGACGACATGACCCTCCTCGTCTGCACCATCGCCCGCACACCCACCCAATAG
- a CDS encoding DUF4397 domain-containing protein, giving the protein MSLWIYPDVPLIYTVRRSMFNNIPLVHSITRVAGAATILLALTGCGAIVSSAPAPQLRVVTASPDAARLDIYQGSNALAHNLGFGTVTSYIPVSSGSDTIAANTAGTKQLLSASKTNFASSGQYTVLIGSTAASLQQLTLTDQNQPAPTGQIALRFLNQATHSGPIDIYLVPAGQRLIAVAPTVTNTLFGANTGYLNLPAGAYSLVMMPSGTIPPTPPLAIYTGPQVTYPSGAARTIILIDPQQASSPGLQVITASDFDPAAN; this is encoded by the coding sequence ATGTCGCTCTGGATCTACCCTGATGTCCCTCTGATCTATACGGTTCGACGCTCTATGTTCAACAACATTCCTCTCGTCCATTCCATCACCCGCGTCGCCGGAGCCGCGACGATCCTGCTCGCACTCACCGGCTGCGGCGCCATCGTCAGCAGCGCTCCCGCGCCCCAGCTGCGAGTCGTCACCGCCTCACCCGACGCCGCAAGACTCGACATCTACCAGGGCTCCAACGCACTCGCGCACAATCTCGGCTTCGGCACCGTCACCTCCTACATTCCCGTCTCGTCAGGCAGCGACACTATCGCCGCAAACACCGCCGGAACCAAGCAGCTCCTCTCCGCATCCAAAACGAACTTCGCGTCGTCCGGCCAATACACCGTTCTCATCGGCAGCACCGCAGCCAGCCTGCAGCAGCTCACCCTCACCGACCAGAACCAGCCCGCACCCACAGGCCAGATCGCGCTCCGTTTCCTCAATCAGGCCACCCACTCCGGCCCCATCGACATCTACCTCGTCCCCGCCGGCCAAAGACTCATCGCAGTCGCCCCCACCGTCACCAACACTCTCTTCGGAGCCAACACCGGCTACCTCAACCTCCCCGCCGGCGCCTACTCCCTCGTCATGATGCCCAGCGGAACTATTCCGCCCACGCCGCCTCTCGCGATCTACACCGGTCCCCAGGTCACCTATCCCTCCGGCGCAGCCCGCACCATCATCCTCATCGACCCGCAGCAGGCCTCCTCCCCTGGCCTCCAGGTCATTACCGCCAGCGACTTCGATCCCGCCGCCAACTAG
- a CDS encoding MFS transporter, with product MESTAAVDGRALYSKITWRLIPYIFLLYIVAYLDRVNVGFAAYDLQRDLHFSNTVYGTGAGIFFLGSVLFDLPSNLMLTRVGARIWIARIMISWGVISTCMMFMHSKESFYVLRFLLGVSEAGFFPGMIIYLTYWFPTQERARAVAKFMTATSLAGVVGGPLSSYLLKLDGVGGLAGWQWLFVSEGVPTVLLGISVLFVLKDGPAKAGWLRPEERTWLEGELQRDKELSGASTHHRLLDAFRLPALWVLAGVYFVSQVGVYIVNLWMPLILQSFSRGGERDAILIARYATFPYLAAAVMTVVVGWSSDKRKERRWHIAGCLTLSAVGFAWTAWAHALVVALCAMTLAAVGLWSMMGPFWTLATSMLTGTAAAGAVAILQMVGGVGGFVGPAMTGRLSDATHSFVGGLYLVSAMALGAAGLALVVRRPRGVEKDL from the coding sequence ATGGAATCGACGGCTGCGGTGGATGGACGGGCGCTTTATTCGAAGATTACGTGGCGGCTGATTCCTTATATTTTTCTGCTCTATATTGTGGCTTATCTGGATCGGGTGAATGTGGGGTTTGCTGCTTATGATTTGCAGCGGGATCTGCACTTCAGCAATACGGTGTATGGGACGGGTGCGGGGATTTTTTTTCTGGGGTCGGTGCTGTTTGATCTGCCTAGCAATTTGATGCTGACGCGTGTGGGTGCGCGGATATGGATTGCGCGGATCATGATCTCGTGGGGCGTGATCTCGACCTGCATGATGTTTATGCACTCGAAGGAGTCGTTCTATGTGCTGCGGTTTTTGCTGGGGGTGAGTGAGGCGGGATTTTTTCCGGGGATGATTATCTACCTGACGTACTGGTTTCCTACGCAGGAGCGGGCGCGGGCGGTGGCAAAGTTTATGACGGCGACTTCGCTGGCGGGAGTGGTGGGTGGGCCGCTGTCGAGCTATCTGCTGAAGCTGGATGGTGTGGGTGGGCTGGCGGGGTGGCAGTGGCTGTTTGTGTCGGAGGGAGTTCCTACCGTGCTGCTGGGGATCTCGGTTTTGTTTGTGCTGAAGGATGGGCCTGCTAAGGCAGGGTGGCTGCGGCCTGAGGAGCGCACGTGGCTTGAGGGGGAGTTGCAGCGGGATAAGGAGCTGTCTGGTGCTTCGACGCACCATAGGCTGCTGGATGCGTTTAGGCTGCCGGCTTTGTGGGTGCTTGCGGGTGTGTACTTTGTGAGCCAGGTGGGCGTGTATATCGTGAATCTTTGGATGCCGCTTATTCTGCAGAGCTTCTCGCGTGGTGGGGAGAGGGATGCGATTTTGATTGCGCGGTATGCGACGTTTCCTTATCTGGCGGCTGCGGTGATGACGGTGGTGGTGGGGTGGAGTTCGGATAAACGGAAGGAGCGGCGATGGCATATCGCTGGGTGCTTGACGTTGTCGGCGGTGGGGTTTGCGTGGACGGCGTGGGCGCATGCGCTGGTGGTGGCGCTGTGTGCGATGACGCTGGCGGCGGTGGGGCTTTGGAGCATGATGGGGCCATTCTGGACCCTGGCGACTAGTATGTTGACCGGGACGGCGGCGGCTGGAGCTGTGGCGATTCTGCAGATGGTCGGTGGGGTGGGTGGATTTGTGGGACCTGCTATGACGGGGCGACTGAGCGATGCTACGCACAGCTTTGTTGGGGGGCTCTATCTTGTCAGTGCTATGGCGCTTGGGGCGGCGGGGCTGGCCCTGGTGGTGCGGAGGCCGCGGGGTGTGGAGAAGGATCTCTAG
- the hisI gene encoding phosphoribosyl-AMP cyclohydrolase yields METERIDTVTIDFAKMDGLVPGIVQDAKTGEMLMLGFLNEASYAKTLETGFVTFWSRTRQKLWMKGETSGNRLRVIEASTDCDNDALLFKVEVEGDGLVCHEGTVSCFTKNIAMEAK; encoded by the coding sequence ATGGAGACAGAAAGGATCGATACCGTGACGATCGATTTTGCGAAGATGGATGGCCTGGTTCCAGGGATAGTCCAGGATGCGAAGACCGGCGAGATGCTGATGCTCGGTTTTTTGAACGAGGCGAGCTACGCCAAGACACTTGAGACCGGATTTGTCACGTTCTGGAGCCGGACTCGGCAGAAGCTTTGGATGAAGGGCGAGACGAGCGGCAATCGGCTGCGGGTGATTGAAGCCTCGACCGACTGCGATAACGATGCGTTGCTGTTCAAGGTTGAAGTTGAAGGGGATGGGCTGGTTTGTCACGAGGGTACGGTGAGCTGCTTCACGAAGAATATTGCGATGGAGGCGAAGTGA
- a CDS encoding DUF3455 domain-containing protein — protein MKPRTRLPLSLSATLLFTALASAQSPTDPPPTQRPILTVTGKGVQIYACQQTDSGPQWIFKAPDATLYDKSGTPIGTHGAGPMWVSNDGSIVKGNLLQKTDSPEPQAIPWLLLKAAGTTGSGIMTHVEFIRRSDTHGGIAPTIGCDAQHLTTTTRIDYSATYTFYSAKP, from the coding sequence ATGAAACCGCGAACCCGTCTCCCCCTCTCCCTCTCCGCGACTCTCCTCTTCACAGCTCTCGCCTCCGCGCAAAGCCCCACCGACCCGCCTCCCACGCAACGCCCCATCCTCACCGTCACCGGCAAAGGAGTACAGATCTACGCCTGTCAGCAAACCGACTCCGGCCCGCAGTGGATCTTCAAAGCTCCCGACGCCACGCTCTATGACAAATCCGGCACGCCCATTGGCACCCACGGCGCCGGGCCCATGTGGGTCTCGAACGACGGCAGCATCGTCAAAGGCAATCTCCTCCAAAAGACCGACTCACCCGAACCCCAGGCCATCCCCTGGCTGCTCCTAAAAGCCGCCGGCACCACCGGCTCCGGCATCATGACTCACGTAGAGTTCATCCGCCGCTCCGACACCCACGGCGGCATCGCGCCCACCATCGGCTGTGACGCCCAGCACCTCACCACCACCACCCGCATCGATTACTCCGCCACCTACACCTTCTACTCCGCCAAACCCTGA